The Thermotoga sp. Mc24 genome includes a window with the following:
- a CDS encoding ABC transporter substrate-binding protein, giving the protein MRYLVIILLVLAFWTLLIAETVEITFWHSMTNPVDRQSIEEIVEEFNKTHPNIRVKIVIVPGSETEITKLMTAVAGGTGPDVYYLDRFTVAQRAAYGVLEPLEDYLRELGYDIEELKQKFFDFAVRECIWDGKLWALPWDTDARALYYNKKLFREAGLDPEKPPTTIKELEEYAEKLTKKVAGRYTQVGFIPWAFQGWHYTWGWTFGGRFYDEEKQRLVFADDPKIIRAFEWLGEWAKKYNIKELEAFVSAFGMSFTGASIGGAEPINPFLAGKLAMVIDGNWLLAQIRELAPKDFEFGVASIPAPEDGEKNSTWAGGWSLVIPKGAKHPKEAAEFIYYMATKGQIKYAVDTQHLPTLKEAVPELLKVSPPEQKLFADLLPKAHVRPVIPVGALLWDELTNAMYAVLYGEKAAQEALREAQEKVQKELDKWLKK; this is encoded by the coding sequence ATGAGGTATTTAGTAATCATCCTTTTGGTATTAGCTTTCTGGACTCTCTTGATCGCGGAGACAGTCGAAATCACCTTCTGGCATTCTATGACGAATCCTGTGGACAGACAGAGCATTGAAGAGATTGTGGAAGAGTTCAACAAAACACATCCGAATATCCGTGTGAAAATCGTAATTGTTCCGGGCTCAGAGACTGAGATTACAAAACTTATGACGGCCGTTGCTGGGGGAACGGGACCAGACGTGTACTATCTGGATCGTTTCACAGTTGCTCAGAGGGCAGCATATGGAGTTCTTGAACCACTCGAGGATTATCTCAGAGAGCTTGGATATGACATTGAGGAACTGAAACAAAAGTTCTTCGATTTCGCAGTCAGAGAATGCATATGGGACGGGAAACTCTGGGCTCTTCCATGGGACACAGATGCAAGAGCACTCTACTACAACAAAAAGCTGTTCAGAGAGGCCGGACTTGATCCTGAGAAACCACCTACAACAATAAAAGAATTAGAGGAGTACGCAGAGAAACTCACAAAAAAAGTAGCGGGGAGGTACACGCAGGTTGGTTTTATCCCTTGGGCTTTCCAAGGATGGCATTACACTTGGGGTTGGACTTTTGGAGGTCGCTTTTACGATGAAGAAAAACAGAGACTAGTTTTCGCAGACGATCCGAAAATAATACGCGCGTTTGAATGGCTGGGTGAGTGGGCCAAAAAGTACAATATAAAAGAACTTGAGGCGTTCGTCTCAGCCTTCGGAATGAGTTTCACAGGCGCCAGCATAGGCGGTGCTGAACCTATAAATCCTTTCCTCGCAGGGAAGTTAGCAATGGTAATTGACGGTAACTGGTTGCTTGCTCAGATCAGAGAACTCGCTCCCAAGGATTTTGAGTTCGGAGTTGCTTCGATACCAGCACCCGAAGATGGTGAAAAGAACAGTACATGGGCCGGTGGATGGTCCTTAGTCATACCAAAAGGCGCAAAACATCCAAAGGAAGCCGCTGAGTTCATCTACTACATGGCCACAAAAGGCCAAATCAAGTACGCTGTGGACACTCAGCATCTACCCACCTTAAAAGAAGCGGTTCCCGAGCTTCTGAAGGTTTCCCCTCCGGAGCAAAAGCTTTTCGCCGACCTCCTGCCGAAAGCTCATGTAAGGCCAGTTATCCCTGTTGGGGCTTTGCTGTGGGATGAACTCACTAACGCTATGTACGCTGTTCTGTACGGAGAAAAAGCAGCACAGGAAGCGTTGAGAGAGGCCCAGGAGAAGGTCCAAAAAGAACTGGATAAATGGTTGAAAAAGTGA
- a CDS encoding carbohydrate ABC transporter permease: MRLILGKLFHVLLLLIVTMIYMAPFFWMISTSLKPNYELYEFPPKLIPSEIAFDNYPKALKRFPFFTYFRNSLIITGGAILGTLISCPLVAYGLSIPRWRGRELIFYIILATIMLPSAATLVPTFLIFSKLKLVNTFWPLILPSFFGQPFYIFLIRQFFLSLPRNLFEAAKIDGASEFQIYLKIALPLIRPILVIVALFQFIASWNDYLGPLVYLTDESKYPLALGLPQFLDRYGTLWNQMMAAATIAVIPTLVFFIFAQKQILESIKFTGLKG, encoded by the coding sequence ATGAGACTGATTCTCGGAAAATTATTTCATGTTCTCTTGCTTTTGATTGTAACCATGATCTATATGGCTCCGTTCTTCTGGATGATTTCTACTTCACTAAAACCGAATTACGAACTCTACGAATTTCCCCCAAAATTGATACCTTCTGAGATTGCTTTTGACAACTACCCCAAAGCTCTAAAGAGATTTCCTTTTTTCACCTATTTCAGGAATAGCTTGATAATAACAGGAGGAGCTATCTTGGGGACACTTATTTCCTGCCCTCTAGTTGCATATGGACTCTCCATTCCTCGTTGGAGAGGTAGGGAGCTCATTTTTTATATCATTCTTGCGACAATAATGCTACCCAGTGCTGCTACACTGGTTCCTACTTTTCTCATTTTCAGTAAATTAAAGCTGGTCAATACTTTCTGGCCGCTCATTCTGCCTTCATTCTTTGGTCAACCGTTTTATATTTTTCTGATAAGACAGTTTTTCCTTTCTCTTCCTCGCAACCTCTTTGAAGCAGCCAAAATAGACGGTGCTTCTGAATTTCAGATATATCTAAAGATCGCACTTCCCTTAATCAGACCTATTCTCGTCATAGTAGCTTTGTTCCAATTCATAGCCTCATGGAACGATTATCTGGGGCCGTTAGTCTATTTGACGGACGAGAGTAAGTATCCCCTCGCCCTGGGGTTACCTCAATTTCTCGATAGATACGGCACTTTGTGGAATCAAATGATGGCAGCAGCAACAATCGCGGTTATTCCCACTCTAGTGTTCTTCATTTTCGCTCAAAAACAAATTCTTGAGAGCATAAAGTTCACAGGATTGAAGGGATAA
- a CDS encoding carbohydrate ABC transporter permease yields the protein MSLRRREARLGWGLVSIYFLYTAIFWGYPFVWMLILAFSRWKFVGSPKFVGLQNFFRIFEDKMFWRVFLNTMNFLSYFIPMVFIASILFAIALNRMKYFKTFVTLSFLVAYVSSGVAYSIMFQRIFSETGPINRFLYNAFGITIPWFTDPQLAMLTIAIMVTWKFVGYYGLILYSGLQAIPKSIFEAAELDGATSWVKFWKITLPLLNPAIVTVLILAVNLSFGIFTEPYMITGGGPMNRTLTFMLYMYNTAFQRINPSYATTIAVMTALINFSIVIFIRKVIEKEVTIV from the coding sequence ATGAGCCTCAGAAGAAGAGAAGCAAGGCTCGGGTGGGGTCTCGTCTCTATCTATTTTCTATACACCGCTATTTTCTGGGGATATCCGTTTGTCTGGATGCTGATACTCGCCTTTTCACGATGGAAATTCGTGGGATCTCCTAAATTCGTGGGGCTTCAGAATTTCTTCAGGATCTTCGAAGACAAGATGTTCTGGAGGGTCTTTCTGAACACGATGAACTTTCTTTCCTATTTCATACCCATGGTTTTCATCGCGTCGATTCTGTTTGCAATCGCTCTGAACCGCATGAAGTACTTCAAGACGTTTGTGACTCTGAGTTTTTTGGTTGCCTATGTATCATCAGGTGTTGCGTACTCAATCATGTTCCAGAGAATATTCTCAGAAACAGGCCCCATAAACAGATTTCTTTACAACGCGTTTGGAATCACGATACCATGGTTCACAGATCCACAGCTTGCAATGTTGACTATAGCGATAATGGTCACTTGGAAATTCGTCGGGTACTACGGTCTCATTCTCTACTCAGGACTTCAGGCTATTCCCAAATCTATATTCGAGGCGGCGGAACTGGATGGTGCAACTTCCTGGGTGAAGTTCTGGAAGATCACACTTCCTCTACTAAACCCGGCAATTGTGACGGTTTTGATACTCGCTGTGAACCTCTCCTTTGGTATATTCACAGAGCCATACATGATCACCGGTGGAGGACCGATGAACAGAACTCTCACATTTATGCTATACATGTACAACACCGCCTTTCAGAGGATAAATCCCAGTTACGCGACAACCATAGCGGTCATGACCGCTCTCATAAACTTCTCGATAGTCATCTTCATCAGAAAGGTCATTGAAAAAGAGGTGACCATAGTATGA
- a CDS encoding carbohydrate ABC transporter permease, which yields MKKVKEVIFHGVMLVLALIWIYPYIWLFLSSIKPAEEIFTRFFPTRITLEHYEYIFTMAEKMERPFLRAFLNSVFVTVTVTLSVVLTSAIIGYGLAKLRFKGSNAVFNFIIFQMLFPGFMFIIPLFVLIRKLGLYNTYPAMIVPFLMSAWGLFMITQSYKTIPQDYIEAAKIDGASTLWIIFKVMIPLSRSTLSIVGLFTFIGIWDNFLWPLMVVKDYNKMPLSVLLATFNHEYAAYVGPLMAGSVIQTIPMVLIFLIFRKQFLQGISMSFK from the coding sequence ATGAAGAAGGTTAAGGAGGTTATCTTCCACGGGGTGATGTTGGTCCTTGCTTTGATATGGATCTATCCATATATCTGGCTGTTTCTCTCATCGATAAAACCAGCAGAAGAGATCTTCACGAGGTTCTTTCCAACAAGAATAACTCTTGAACATTACGAATACATATTCACAATGGCAGAAAAGATGGAACGACCCTTTCTGAGGGCTTTCCTGAACAGTGTCTTTGTCACGGTCACTGTGACTCTTTCTGTGGTCCTGACCTCTGCAATAATCGGATACGGTCTGGCAAAACTCAGATTCAAAGGAAGCAATGCCGTATTCAACTTCATTATCTTTCAGATGCTCTTTCCGGGGTTCATGTTCATCATTCCTCTCTTTGTGTTGATAAGAAAACTTGGCCTTTACAATACTTACCCGGCCATGATCGTTCCCTTTCTCATGAGTGCGTGGGGTCTTTTTATGATCACGCAGTCCTACAAAACGATTCCACAGGATTACATAGAAGCTGCAAAGATTGACGGTGCGAGCACCTTGTGGATAATATTTAAAGTGATGATTCCCCTCTCGAGAAGCACCCTCTCTATCGTGGGTCTTTTCACATTCATAGGAATCTGGGACAACTTCCTCTGGCCCCTCATGGTGGTGAAAGACTACAATAAAATGCCGCTTTCTGTTCTTCTGGCCACCTTCAACCATGAGTACGCCGCCTACGTTGGTCCGCTGATGGCAGGGTCTGTGATTCAGACGATACCCATGGTTCTTATCTTTTTGATCTTCAGAAAGCAATTCTTGCAGGGAATCTCTATGTCTTTCAAGTAG
- a CDS encoding alpha-mannosidase, translating to MKDAVIYKLLRMVSEIVPFAILSREQIGEWDFSSGLVKKIVTPIFEWNFNSAPVWFRKDLSPFSVDGGQRAYLKLWFGGETLVLVDGKPYGEINEYHRMLNITPLADGKPHRIEAQVMPRGLFGRPEKPVFTEAFFIVVDEALMKVVKTLELTIKTAEVIEDESLSKKLLDISEKFLSKVWIPRDTDTYLMTAPEDPGIKDEIKNTWNTPEFKEFTGVKLSEELRNQILEEFEKFKEKLDRIRKDHPSFGTIHLVGHAHIDYAWLWPVEETKRKILRTFANSVLLSKLYPEFVYTQSSAQMYEDLKQNSPELFGEVKKLVEEGRWEPVGGMWVESDCNVPSIESLVRQFYYGQKFFEREFKRKSKVCWLPDVFGFSWVLPQILKEAGIKYFVTTKLNWNDTNEFPYDLCRWRGIDGSEVIYFSFKNPNEGYNGKIDPDTIYKTWKNFRQKHLANKVLLSFGHGDGGGGPTEEMLENYEVLKDFPGLPRLEMGTVEEFFKKMDIDGELPVWDGELYLELHRGTYTSQSRTKKLHKEAEDSLYLAELISAFTDKDFSDEIDELWKILLRNEFHDILPGSSIKEVYEDTEKELRHVIEKSKDIVIESLKVFSSENEEVLTLLNVSSFPKKCLFFLNEDLAISFEGEALLKQRTHDGRYVYFIDREIPPFTKVELKFRKATFEETPSELRETNIMENEFLRVHVNDDGTIQIYDKELDRYVFEEKGNILKLHKNIPAYWDNWDIAENVEKTGYTLRAKNIEKIESGPVREVIRVEYESEGSRITQHYILYRKSRRLDIETKVDWHTRRALLRAYFPTTVLSRKARFDISGGFIERPTHRNTSFEQARFEVPFHRWMDLSQTDFGVSIMNDGKYGGSVHQGTMALSLIKAGIFPDFLCDEGKHSFTYSVYVHPGDSLRDVVKESEDLNRSFIVHRGVLNLPSPLLEISPQNFRLTSLRRVNGKIVLRLVEIFGTSGKLSIKTPWNGEIYQTNVLEEKKQKVTFPVVYHPFKIYTFVVEG from the coding sequence ATGAAAGATGCCGTGATTTATAAACTACTCAGAATGGTTTCGGAGATTGTTCCCTTTGCTATTTTGAGTAGGGAGCAAATAGGAGAGTGGGATTTTTCCAGTGGCCTTGTCAAGAAGATCGTAACCCCTATTTTCGAATGGAATTTCAACTCCGCTCCTGTTTGGTTCAGAAAGGATCTGTCCCCCTTCTCCGTCGACGGGGGACAGAGGGCTTACCTGAAACTCTGGTTCGGTGGGGAGACCCTTGTTCTTGTGGATGGGAAACCTTACGGGGAAATCAATGAGTACCACAGAATGCTGAACATCACACCACTCGCCGATGGTAAACCACACAGGATAGAAGCTCAGGTGATGCCAAGAGGTCTTTTTGGAAGACCGGAAAAACCGGTGTTTACAGAAGCTTTCTTCATCGTCGTTGATGAAGCACTGATGAAGGTGGTGAAAACTCTCGAACTCACCATAAAAACGGCAGAAGTAATAGAAGATGAGTCACTTTCTAAGAAACTGCTGGACATCTCCGAGAAGTTTCTCTCGAAAGTGTGGATCCCAAGAGACACAGATACCTATCTGATGACAGCACCGGAAGATCCGGGAATAAAAGATGAGATCAAAAACACCTGGAACACACCGGAGTTCAAAGAGTTCACAGGTGTGAAGCTTTCTGAAGAGTTGAGAAATCAGATTCTGGAAGAGTTCGAAAAATTCAAAGAAAAGCTGGATAGAATAAGAAAAGACCATCCGAGTTTTGGAACGATTCACCTTGTGGGGCACGCGCACATAGACTACGCCTGGCTCTGGCCAGTTGAGGAAACGAAGAGAAAGATACTACGCACTTTCGCAAACTCTGTGTTGCTCTCTAAGCTCTATCCAGAGTTCGTTTACACTCAGTCTTCCGCTCAAATGTACGAGGATCTCAAACAAAATTCACCGGAACTCTTCGGGGAAGTGAAAAAGCTCGTAGAAGAGGGTAGATGGGAACCAGTCGGTGGCATGTGGGTGGAGTCGGACTGCAACGTTCCATCGATAGAGTCGCTTGTGAGACAGTTCTACTATGGGCAAAAATTCTTCGAAAGGGAATTCAAAAGAAAGAGCAAGGTGTGCTGGCTTCCAGACGTGTTTGGGTTTTCCTGGGTGCTTCCCCAAATTCTGAAAGAAGCCGGGATAAAATACTTCGTCACCACGAAACTCAACTGGAACGACACGAACGAGTTTCCGTACGATCTGTGCCGCTGGAGGGGAATAGATGGATCCGAAGTGATCTATTTCAGTTTCAAAAATCCCAACGAGGGGTACAACGGGAAGATAGATCCCGATACGATCTACAAAACCTGGAAGAATTTCAGGCAGAAACATCTCGCAAACAAAGTCCTTCTCTCATTCGGGCACGGTGATGGGGGTGGTGGTCCAACCGAAGAGATGCTGGAAAATTACGAAGTTCTGAAGGATTTTCCTGGACTGCCGCGCCTTGAGATGGGAACTGTGGAAGAATTCTTCAAAAAAATGGATATCGACGGAGAACTTCCTGTGTGGGACGGAGAGCTTTACCTTGAACTTCACAGGGGAACCTACACTTCACAGTCCAGGACAAAGAAACTTCACAAAGAAGCGGAAGACAGTCTTTACCTTGCGGAATTGATTTCTGCTTTCACGGATAAAGATTTTTCTGACGAAATAGACGAACTCTGGAAGATTCTGTTGAGAAACGAATTTCACGATATTCTACCTGGTTCTTCTATAAAGGAAGTCTATGAAGATACAGAAAAAGAACTCAGACATGTGATAGAAAAATCAAAAGACATCGTTATCGAATCTCTCAAAGTTTTTTCTTCTGAGAACGAAGAGGTTTTAACCCTTTTGAACGTTTCCTCTTTTCCAAAGAAGTGTCTTTTCTTCCTCAACGAAGATCTCGCGATTTCCTTTGAAGGAGAAGCGCTCTTGAAACAGAGAACTCACGATGGAAGGTATGTGTACTTCATAGACAGGGAGATTCCTCCGTTCACGAAAGTAGAACTGAAATTTCGCAAAGCCACGTTTGAGGAAACTCCAAGTGAGTTGAGAGAAACAAACATCATGGAGAACGAATTTCTCAGGGTGCACGTCAACGATGACGGAACAATTCAAATCTACGACAAAGAACTGGACAGGTACGTTTTCGAAGAGAAGGGAAACATCTTGAAACTTCATAAAAACATCCCTGCCTACTGGGACAACTGGGATATCGCAGAAAACGTGGAAAAGACAGGATATACCCTGAGGGCGAAAAACATAGAAAAAATAGAGTCTGGCCCTGTTCGAGAAGTGATCCGTGTTGAATATGAATCAGAAGGAAGCAGGATCACGCAGCATTACATCCTTTACAGAAAGAGTAGAAGGCTCGATATAGAAACGAAGGTAGACTGGCACACAAGACGAGCTCTTCTCAGAGCTTACTTCCCAACAACTGTTCTGTCGAGAAAGGCAAGGTTCGATATCTCCGGTGGTTTCATCGAAAGGCCCACACACAGAAACACCAGTTTCGAACAGGCACGTTTCGAGGTGCCGTTTCACAGGTGGATGGATCTCTCCCAGACAGACTTCGGTGTGTCTATTATGAACGACGGAAAATACGGTGGCAGTGTTCATCAGGGTACTATGGCGCTTTCACTGATAAAAGCGGGTATTTTCCCCGATTTTCTCTGTGACGAGGGTAAACACAGTTTCACCTATTCTGTCTACGTGCACCCTGGGGACAGCTTGAGAGATGTTGTAAAAGAATCAGAAGATCTCAACAGATCTTTCATCGTTCATCGCGGGGTGTTGAACCTCCCCTCTCCTTTACTGGAGATCTCTCCCCAGAATTTCCGTCTCACTTCACTGAGAAGGGTGAATGGCAAAATTGTTCTGAGGCTTGTTGAGATCTTCGGAACATCAGGAAAACTTTCCATTAAGACCCCGTGGAACGGTGAAATCTACCAGACGAACGTTCTGGAAGAGAAAAAACAGAAAGTCACCTTCCCAGTGGTTTACCATCCGTTCAAGATCTACACTTTTGTTGTAGAAGGTTGA
- a CDS encoding carbohydrate ABC transporter permease, protein MVEKVNFPPLVGGVIMGVMRGGPPMRKRKEFITGILFVLPGILGLAIFKIYPIVASFFYSFTEYHVTLPPKWVGLKNYLELFQDQLFLKSLWNTFWYFIGLVPLGLIVGLGLALLLVKDIKGISFFRAAMYMPSVVPVYAFAVVALNFFNPYLGFVNGLLAKLGIPGPLWTADERLVKLTIILIAQWGAGNQAMIFMAAIKDIPREIFESALIDGANKWQIFRKITLPMITPAILYYLVYSSILALQFFDLPQIMFGGGPNNTTLSLAIYLYRHAFRYGNMGYASSMAWLMFIAAFAVSILYLRTSRKWVFYG, encoded by the coding sequence ATGGTTGAAAAAGTGAACTTTCCCCCCCTCGTGGGGGGGGTTATTATGGGGGTTATGAGAGGGGGCCCACCAATGAGAAAACGGAAAGAATTCATAACAGGAATTCTTTTCGTTTTACCGGGTATTCTAGGGCTTGCCATTTTCAAAATATATCCAATTGTGGCATCTTTCTTTTACAGCTTTACAGAGTATCATGTCACCTTGCCACCCAAATGGGTAGGGTTAAAAAATTACTTGGAACTGTTTCAGGATCAGCTTTTCCTCAAAAGCCTCTGGAACACCTTCTGGTACTTCATAGGATTAGTACCTTTGGGGTTAATCGTAGGTCTCGGTCTGGCGTTGCTTCTGGTTAAAGACATCAAAGGCATCAGCTTCTTCAGAGCGGCTATGTACATGCCTTCGGTTGTTCCGGTGTACGCTTTTGCCGTCGTAGCCTTGAATTTTTTCAACCCATATTTGGGATTTGTAAACGGTTTACTGGCGAAGTTAGGTATCCCGGGGCCACTCTGGACAGCAGACGAGAGACTTGTAAAGCTTACCATAATTCTTATTGCTCAATGGGGCGCCGGTAATCAGGCGATGATTTTCATGGCAGCTATCAAAGACATTCCAAGAGAAATTTTCGAAAGTGCACTGATAGATGGAGCAAATAAGTGGCAGATCTTCAGAAAGATCACATTACCCATGATCACTCCTGCTATTCTCTACTATCTTGTGTATTCGTCCATTCTTGCTCTTCAATTTTTTGATCTTCCTCAAATAATGTTCGGTGGAGGCCCAAATAACACAACCCTTTCGCTGGCAATCTACTTGTACAGGCATGCTTTCAGATATGGAAACATGGGATATGCTTCGTCCATGGCGTGGTTAATGTTTATTGCTGCTTTTGCGGTGAGTATTCTCTATTTAAGAACTTCTAGAAAGTGGGTCTTTTATGGATGA
- a CDS encoding glycoside hydrolase family 130 protein — MELKLERHPANPILEPSPYFLWESRFVFNPAVVYDGELFHMLYRAQGEDMVSRIGYAVSTDGIHFNKFEKPVFSPKSDDELYGVEDPRITKIGDEYYMVYTAYSPRGVRIAMASTKNFITWKRYGVVIPDIDNKDAALFPEKINGKYVMFHRIPPDMWLAFSDDLVHWDNFVKIASPRQGMWDDLKIGVGAPPIKTEYGWLVLYHGVQNTGTSRPIYRLGFMLLDLEDPTKVIKRSKEPILEPEEDWEKFGGVPNVVFSDAMIEYNGYYYVYYGAADNCIALATIPVEKVMKWCRS; from the coding sequence ATGGAACTCAAACTCGAAAGACACCCGGCGAATCCCATTCTGGAACCTTCTCCGTACTTTCTCTGGGAAAGCCGCTTTGTTTTCAACCCGGCTGTGGTGTACGACGGAGAACTCTTCCACATGCTCTACAGAGCCCAGGGAGAGGACATGGTATCAAGGATTGGCTACGCTGTGAGCACCGACGGAATCCACTTCAACAAGTTCGAAAAGCCCGTTTTCTCACCAAAGAGTGACGACGAGCTCTATGGAGTGGAAGATCCCAGGATCACGAAAATTGGTGATGAATATTACATGGTCTACACTGCCTATTCGCCTCGTGGCGTGAGAATCGCCATGGCATCGACAAAGAACTTCATCACCTGGAAAAGATATGGGGTTGTGATACCGGATATAGACAACAAAGATGCTGCGCTGTTTCCAGAAAAGATCAACGGAAAGTACGTCATGTTCCACAGAATACCACCTGATATGTGGCTTGCCTTCTCAGACGATCTTGTACACTGGGACAACTTCGTGAAGATCGCATCTCCTCGTCAGGGAATGTGGGATGACCTGAAGATAGGAGTTGGTGCCCCTCCGATAAAGACCGAGTACGGCTGGCTTGTCCTGTACCATGGTGTTCAAAACACGGGAACTTCCCGGCCAATCTATCGCCTTGGTTTCATGCTGCTTGACCTGGAGGATCCCACAAAGGTGATAAAGAGATCGAAAGAGCCGATCCTTGAGCCAGAAGAAGACTGGGAAAAATTCGGCGGCGTTCCAAACGTGGTCTTCAGCGATGCGATGATAGAATACAACGGCTACTACTACGTGTACTACGGAGCAGCGGACAACTGCATTGCTCTTGCCACGATCCCGGTGGAGAAAGTGATGAAATGGTGTAGAAGCTAA
- a CDS encoding GntR family transcriptional regulator, with the protein MNKAGDPQRRDHLLLWYGSIDYKLKYTGGGKMKPAYILIMDYIKGKILSGELKPGDKVPSENELAKRFEVSRLTARKALERLEYEGIVTRIQGLGTFVASFPNTLRGKKIGVLISNYQDTRAAMLFGILKTFQKFSMDVIPFNAEAEIMNPINEEKLLKELLRLGIVGLIMEPRITSLSNHFLMGLIRENFPVVFVDRTIEGFPKVPAVLSENRIGGRMIGKHMKKHGISRALFVTEEPLEVSSVKERYEGLKEEIKEVHYELVIDYDKDFMRITNQVVANDIQAIFFCNDYLAVRGITFLKDQGKRIPGDLSVYGFDDLRVSIYTNPRLTTVKQDFQAMGELAALQLVKKLLGESVEPEKHIPVTLVVRESCGCRK; encoded by the coding sequence ATGAATAAAGCAGGTGATCCCCAGAGGAGGGATCACCTTCTTTTGTGGTATGGTAGTATTGATTACAAGCTAAAATACACGGGAGGCGGAAAGATGAAACCAGCGTATATTCTGATAATGGACTACATAAAAGGGAAAATTTTATCTGGCGAGCTCAAACCAGGTGATAAAGTCCCATCAGAGAACGAGCTGGCTAAAAGGTTTGAAGTTAGTAGATTGACAGCAAGAAAAGCATTGGAGAGGTTGGAATACGAGGGTATCGTAACAAGAATTCAGGGATTGGGGACTTTCGTGGCCTCTTTTCCAAACACACTGAGGGGTAAGAAGATAGGTGTTTTAATATCTAACTATCAGGACACCCGTGCTGCCATGTTGTTCGGTATATTAAAGACCTTTCAGAAATTCTCCATGGACGTAATACCTTTCAATGCTGAAGCTGAAATCATGAATCCAATTAATGAAGAAAAACTCCTGAAGGAGCTGTTGAGATTGGGAATTGTTGGATTGATAATGGAGCCACGTATTACTTCTTTATCGAATCATTTCCTGATGGGTCTCATAAGAGAGAACTTTCCTGTCGTTTTTGTTGATAGGACGATAGAAGGTTTTCCAAAGGTACCTGCAGTTCTTTCGGAAAATAGAATTGGGGGCAGAATGATAGGAAAGCATATGAAAAAACATGGTATTTCTCGTGCTTTATTTGTAACGGAAGAACCACTGGAAGTATCCAGTGTTAAGGAGCGATATGAAGGATTAAAAGAAGAAATCAAAGAGGTTCATTATGAACTAGTGATCGATTACGATAAAGATTTCATGCGCATCACAAACCAGGTGGTAGCTAACGATATACAAGCTATTTTCTTCTGTAACGATTATTTAGCAGTTCGAGGAATTACCTTCTTGAAAGATCAGGGGAAGAGGATACCAGGGGACCTATCAGTTTATGGTTTCGATGACCTGAGAGTAAGTATCTACACGAACCCACGCCTCACTACCGTAAAACAGGATTTCCAAGCCATGGGTGAACTGGCAGCCCTTCAGCTGGTGAAAAAACTCCTCGGTGAATCAGTAGAACCTGAAAAGCACATACCAGTGACCTTAGTAGTAAGAGAATCCTGTGGTTGTAGAAAGTAG
- a CDS encoding DUF4382 domain-containing protein, with protein MKYVLWAVLILSLLAGCVLFTTGTNTVKAPVYLTDNPTFNIEKLLVKISNAEYHYSLDGEEYTATAALLENEFDLLSLAGTKVQFFEMELPEGANLEWIRLYIDAATAVTNGSTETVRVSSRKIKIIKPVIVQNGDSIVLDFDVARSLKIATTGNNKKYLLRPVIIPYHHRERNEYGFGEGEEHRYEVEGRLKETLSGTPCLVALFEGETCSGTLVNLEITDDHFDFEDLKEATYTVCVYTDFELPEENEVANTDEELEIDEDDMENANNEISTILADLSPFASETFYLNDSTITYIFDSNLIELALGD; from the coding sequence ATGAAATACGTGCTCTGGGCAGTTCTGATTTTGAGTTTGCTGGCTGGATGTGTGCTTTTCACAACCGGAACCAACACCGTAAAAGCTCCTGTGTATCTCACGGACAACCCAACTTTCAACATCGAAAAATTACTGGTGAAAATTTCAAACGCGGAATACCACTATTCATTGGATGGAGAAGAGTACACTGCTACCGCTGCTCTGCTGGAGAATGAGTTCGATCTCCTCTCACTTGCTGGAACTAAAGTTCAGTTCTTCGAGATGGAATTGCCCGAGGGCGCTAATCTCGAGTGGATCAGACTCTACATCGATGCCGCCACTGCTGTTACAAACGGTTCAACAGAGACTGTTAGGGTTTCTTCCAGAAAGATCAAAATCATAAAGCCTGTTATAGTGCAGAACGGCGACTCGATCGTTCTCGACTTCGATGTGGCAAGATCTCTCAAAATCGCAACCACGGGCAACAACAAAAAATACTTGCTCAGGCCCGTTATAATTCCATATCACCACAGAGAGAGGAACGAGTACGGTTTTGGTGAGGGAGAGGAACACAGGTATGAGGTGGAAGGAAGGTTGAAAGAAACACTTTCAGGAACACCATGTCTTGTGGCACTCTTTGAGGGAGAAACCTGCTCCGGTACACTCGTGAATCTTGAAATCACAGACGATCATTTTGACTTCGAAGATCTGAAAGAAGCCACTTACACCGTTTGTGTGTACACCGATTTTGAACTTCCAGAGGAAAATGAAGTCGCTAACACTGATGAAGAATTGGAGATAGACGAAGACGATATGGAAAACGCAAATAATGAGATTTCAACCATACTAGCAGATCTCTCTCCATTCGCATCAGAAACGTTCTATCTCAACGACTCGACGATCACCTACATTTTCGATTCAAATCTGATAGAACTTGCACTCGGTGATTAA